A genomic window from Vitis riparia cultivar Riparia Gloire de Montpellier isolate 1030 chromosome 18, EGFV_Vit.rip_1.0, whole genome shotgun sequence includes:
- the LOC117905878 gene encoding probable inactive poly [ADP-ribose] polymerase SRO1 isoform X3, with protein MASILPSEISRPKINVPRIGAVVPPNPRIRCKDYVQDCCSSHLEVQNQVNFERSGVPSRFMFYRDGSWVDFPSQVLENVRPGFLERKTTMDVSIDGSEYRFDFLRMLQIDILTGKGRSIAWIDANGKCFFPKLFVSEEAADGSENLNTKSKIRSGEYFGKRKRERLESQEESEGNSSTNREAVSRRWNSNDQEAVSKRQRIQTTCDSETCKWPNVKLMKKGGRPYAMAEKFFLSRLKDTDPAVRVTAIHQCTWKGPLEKARWDVFHKQMERTKAAQGICNTTFAWHGTSAKTVASILTYGFGVRSQIDGSEPHGFGIYLSSVRLPHISAMMSEADDNEEKHVLLCRVILGNVEMVEDGPLPSSVNFDTGVDNIENPTWYVVKWANMNTHILPQCVVSYKSSHNASGQMRPLAFLKWVPYSSNAFVVKLFSKLEILLPSEKVQELESWCKTYKDGKLPKGALVVLFGGSTVL; from the exons ATGGCTTCGATTTTGCCATCTGAAATCAGTAGACCGAAGATCAATGTTCCCAGAATCGGTGCTGTGGTCCCTCCAAATCCTAGAATCCGATGCAAGGATTATGTTCAGGATTGTTGTTCCTCTCATCTGGAGGTTCAGAACCAGGTCAACTTCGAACGCAGCGGTGTTCCATCAAGATTCATGTTCTATAGAGATGGTTCCTGGGTTGATTTCCCAAGCCAGGTGTTGGAGAATGTGAGACCGGGTTTCTTGGAGCGCAAGACTACGATGGATGTTTCGATCGATGGCTCAGAGTATCGTTTCGATTTTCTGAGAATGTTGCAGATCGATATCTTGACGGGTAAGGGAAGATCGATTGCTTGGATTGATGCGAATGGGAAGTGTTTCTTTCCGAAATTATTCGTTAGCGAAGAGGCTGCCGATGGATCGGAAAATCTGAATACGAAGAGTAAAATAAGATCCGGTGAATACTTTGGGAAGAGGAAGAGGGAGAGATTGGAATCTCAGGAAGAAAGCGAGGGAAATTCGTCAACTAATCGAGAAGCTGTGTCAAGACGGTGGaattcaaatgatcaagaaGCTGTATCAAAACGACAGCGTATTCAAACAACATGTGATTCAGAGACGTGTAAGTGGCCGAACgtgaaattgatgaaaaaaggAGGCAGACCGTATGCAATGGCCGAGAAGTTCTTTTTGTCTCGGTTAAAAGACACTGATCCAGCTGTGAGAGTAACCGCAATTCATCAGTGTACGTGGAAGGGTCCTCTGGAAAAAGCACGGTGGGATGTTTTTCATAAGCAGATGGAGAGGACAAAGGCTGCCCAAGGGATCTGCAATACCACATTTGCTTGGCATGGGACGTCGGCCAAAACCGTAGCCAGCATTTTAACATATGGCTTTGGGGTGCGGAGCCAGATTGATGGATCTGAACCACATGGGTTTGGTATATACCTGTCTTCTGTGCGTTTACCGCATATAAG TGCTATGATGTCCGAGGCAGATGATAATGAAGAAAAGCATGTATTACTGTGCCGAGTAATATTGGGTAATGTTGAAATGGTTGAGGATGGACCGCTTCCTTCTAGTGTGAATTTTGACACTGGTGTGGATAATATTGAGAATCCTACTTGGTATGTGGTAAAGTGGGCCAATATGAACACTCACATTCTTCCCCAGTGTGTTGTGAGCTACAAGTCTTCCCATAATGCATCAG GACAAATGAGACCGTTAGCATTTCTGAAGTGGGTTCCATATTCGTCAAATGCATTTGTTGTGAAATTGTTTTCCAAGTTGGAGATTTTGCTTCCTTCTGAAAAAGTTCAGGAATTGGAGTCTTGGTGCAAAACATACAAG GATGGCAAGCTGCCCAAAG GTGCTTTGGTTGTTCTCTTTGGAGGATCGACTGTTTTGTAG
- the LOC117905878 gene encoding inactive poly [ADP-ribose] polymerase RCD1-like isoform X1, with protein MASILPSEISRPKINVPRIGAVVPPNPRIRCKDYVQDCCSSHLEVQNQVNFERSGVPSRFMFYRDGSWVDFPSQVLENVRPGFLERKTTMDVSIDGSEYRFDFLRMLQIDILTGKGRSIAWIDANGKCFFPKLFVSEEAADGSENLNTKSKIRSGEYFGKRKRERLESQEESEGNSSTNREAVSRRWNSNDQEAVSKRQRIQTTCDSETCKWPNVKLMKKGGRPYAMAEKFFLSRLKDTDPAVRVTAIHQCTWKGPLEKARWDVFHKQMERTKAAQGICNTTFAWHGTSAKTVASILTYGFGVRSQIDGSEPHGFGIYLSSVRLPHISAMMSEADDNEEKHVLLCRVILGNVEMVEDGPLPSSVNFDTGVDNIENPTWYVVKWANMNTHILPQCVVSYKSSHNASGQMRPLAFLKWVPYSSNAFVVKLFSKLEILLPSEKVQELESWCKTYKDGKLPKGTFLKQLRTIVGDEVLLSTINEIRGSE; from the exons ATGGCTTCGATTTTGCCATCTGAAATCAGTAGACCGAAGATCAATGTTCCCAGAATCGGTGCTGTGGTCCCTCCAAATCCTAGAATCCGATGCAAGGATTATGTTCAGGATTGTTGTTCCTCTCATCTGGAGGTTCAGAACCAGGTCAACTTCGAACGCAGCGGTGTTCCATCAAGATTCATGTTCTATAGAGATGGTTCCTGGGTTGATTTCCCAAGCCAGGTGTTGGAGAATGTGAGACCGGGTTTCTTGGAGCGCAAGACTACGATGGATGTTTCGATCGATGGCTCAGAGTATCGTTTCGATTTTCTGAGAATGTTGCAGATCGATATCTTGACGGGTAAGGGAAGATCGATTGCTTGGATTGATGCGAATGGGAAGTGTTTCTTTCCGAAATTATTCGTTAGCGAAGAGGCTGCCGATGGATCGGAAAATCTGAATACGAAGAGTAAAATAAGATCCGGTGAATACTTTGGGAAGAGGAAGAGGGAGAGATTGGAATCTCAGGAAGAAAGCGAGGGAAATTCGTCAACTAATCGAGAAGCTGTGTCAAGACGGTGGaattcaaatgatcaagaaGCTGTATCAAAACGACAGCGTATTCAAACAACATGTGATTCAGAGACGTGTAAGTGGCCGAACgtgaaattgatgaaaaaaggAGGCAGACCGTATGCAATGGCCGAGAAGTTCTTTTTGTCTCGGTTAAAAGACACTGATCCAGCTGTGAGAGTAACCGCAATTCATCAGTGTACGTGGAAGGGTCCTCTGGAAAAAGCACGGTGGGATGTTTTTCATAAGCAGATGGAGAGGACAAAGGCTGCCCAAGGGATCTGCAATACCACATTTGCTTGGCATGGGACGTCGGCCAAAACCGTAGCCAGCATTTTAACATATGGCTTTGGGGTGCGGAGCCAGATTGATGGATCTGAACCACATGGGTTTGGTATATACCTGTCTTCTGTGCGTTTACCGCATATAAG TGCTATGATGTCCGAGGCAGATGATAATGAAGAAAAGCATGTATTACTGTGCCGAGTAATATTGGGTAATGTTGAAATGGTTGAGGATGGACCGCTTCCTTCTAGTGTGAATTTTGACACTGGTGTGGATAATATTGAGAATCCTACTTGGTATGTGGTAAAGTGGGCCAATATGAACACTCACATTCTTCCCCAGTGTGTTGTGAGCTACAAGTCTTCCCATAATGCATCAG GACAAATGAGACCGTTAGCATTTCTGAAGTGGGTTCCATATTCGTCAAATGCATTTGTTGTGAAATTGTTTTCCAAGTTGGAGATTTTGCTTCCTTCTGAAAAAGTTCAGGAATTGGAGTCTTGGTGCAAAACATACAAG GATGGCAAGCTGCCCAAAGGTACTTTCTTGAAACAGTTACGAACCATTGTGGGGGATGAAGTGCTGCTTTCTACAATTAATGAGATTCGTGGTTCtgaatga
- the LOC117905878 gene encoding probable inactive poly [ADP-ribose] polymerase SRO1 isoform X2 has product MASILPSEISRPKINVPRIGAVVPPNPRIRCKDYVQDCCSSHLEVQNQVNFERSGVPSRFMFYRDGSWVDFPSQVLENVRPGFLERKTTMDVSIDGSEYRFDFLRMLQIDILTGKGRSIAWIDANGKCFFPKLFVSEEAADGSENLNTKSKIRSGEYFGKRKRERLESQEESEGNSSTNREAVSRRWNSNDQEAVSKRQRIQTTCDSETCKWPNVKLMKKGGRPYAMAEKFFLSRLKDTDPAVRVTAIHQCTWKGPLEKARWDVFHKQMERTKAAQGICNTTFAWHGTSAKTVASILTYGFGVRSQIDGSEPHGFGIYLSSVRLPHISAMMSEADDNEEKHVLLCRVILGNVEMVEDGPLPSSVNFDTGVDNIENPTWYVVKWANMNTHILPQCVVSYKSSHNASGQMRPLAFLKWVPYSSNAFVVKLFSKLEILLPSEKVQELESWCKTYKDGKLPKVQATSPSWLSLSHW; this is encoded by the exons ATGGCTTCGATTTTGCCATCTGAAATCAGTAGACCGAAGATCAATGTTCCCAGAATCGGTGCTGTGGTCCCTCCAAATCCTAGAATCCGATGCAAGGATTATGTTCAGGATTGTTGTTCCTCTCATCTGGAGGTTCAGAACCAGGTCAACTTCGAACGCAGCGGTGTTCCATCAAGATTCATGTTCTATAGAGATGGTTCCTGGGTTGATTTCCCAAGCCAGGTGTTGGAGAATGTGAGACCGGGTTTCTTGGAGCGCAAGACTACGATGGATGTTTCGATCGATGGCTCAGAGTATCGTTTCGATTTTCTGAGAATGTTGCAGATCGATATCTTGACGGGTAAGGGAAGATCGATTGCTTGGATTGATGCGAATGGGAAGTGTTTCTTTCCGAAATTATTCGTTAGCGAAGAGGCTGCCGATGGATCGGAAAATCTGAATACGAAGAGTAAAATAAGATCCGGTGAATACTTTGGGAAGAGGAAGAGGGAGAGATTGGAATCTCAGGAAGAAAGCGAGGGAAATTCGTCAACTAATCGAGAAGCTGTGTCAAGACGGTGGaattcaaatgatcaagaaGCTGTATCAAAACGACAGCGTATTCAAACAACATGTGATTCAGAGACGTGTAAGTGGCCGAACgtgaaattgatgaaaaaaggAGGCAGACCGTATGCAATGGCCGAGAAGTTCTTTTTGTCTCGGTTAAAAGACACTGATCCAGCTGTGAGAGTAACCGCAATTCATCAGTGTACGTGGAAGGGTCCTCTGGAAAAAGCACGGTGGGATGTTTTTCATAAGCAGATGGAGAGGACAAAGGCTGCCCAAGGGATCTGCAATACCACATTTGCTTGGCATGGGACGTCGGCCAAAACCGTAGCCAGCATTTTAACATATGGCTTTGGGGTGCGGAGCCAGATTGATGGATCTGAACCACATGGGTTTGGTATATACCTGTCTTCTGTGCGTTTACCGCATATAAG TGCTATGATGTCCGAGGCAGATGATAATGAAGAAAAGCATGTATTACTGTGCCGAGTAATATTGGGTAATGTTGAAATGGTTGAGGATGGACCGCTTCCTTCTAGTGTGAATTTTGACACTGGTGTGGATAATATTGAGAATCCTACTTGGTATGTGGTAAAGTGGGCCAATATGAACACTCACATTCTTCCCCAGTGTGTTGTGAGCTACAAGTCTTCCCATAATGCATCAG GACAAATGAGACCGTTAGCATTTCTGAAGTGGGTTCCATATTCGTCAAATGCATTTGTTGTGAAATTGTTTTCCAAGTTGGAGATTTTGCTTCCTTCTGAAAAAGTTCAGGAATTGGAGTCTTGGTGCAAAACATACAAG GATGGCAAGCTGCCCAAAG TGCAAGCAACATCTCCATCCTGGTTATCATTAAGTCATTGGTGA
- the LOC117905879 gene encoding uncharacterized protein LOC117905879 isoform X1 has product MAVSLHSSVGFRSGFRRNLNFVWPDYSALAVGGRVLRLRDRQCLTGGFRVRCGVEEGKSERNGKEAPESLFVKEVNRRGMKTSSLPSGGEEEDSGISKTNLVSTEIENSLSNQRERSMALNSEGIEGLVPRAKLLLATGATFFIGFWPIVVVTVAFFSALYLYFGPSFIHDFSKTHTEPYSYIDPSTLLEDERIS; this is encoded by the exons aTGGCGGTTTCTTTACATTCTTCTGTAGGGTTCCGATCTGGTTTCCGTCGGAATTTGAACTTTGTCTGGCCGGATTATAGTGCTTTGGCTGTCGGAGGAAGGGTTTTGAGGTTACGGGATCGTCAGTGTTTGACCGGTGGGTTTCGAGTTCGTTGCGGAGTTGAAGAAGGCAAGAGTGAAAGAAACG GTAAGGAAGCTCCGGAGTCGTTGTTCGTTAAGGAAGTGAACAGAAGAGGCATGAAGACCTCTTCACTGCCTTCCGGCGGTGAAGAGGAGGATAGTGGAATTTCAAAGACAAATCTAGTGTCAACCGAGATTGAAAACAGCTTGTCCAATCAAAGGGAGCGTTCCATGGCATTGAACAGCGAAGGAATTGAG GGTCTCGTTCCCAGGGCTAAACTGCTGCTAGCAACCGGAGCGACTTTCTTCATTGGATTTTGGCCGATTGTTGTTGTAACCGTGGCATTCTTTTCTGCTCTCTACCTT TACTTCGGCCCGAGTTTCATCCATGATTTCAGCAAGACACATACGGAACCATATTCATACATCGATCCGTCTACCCTCCTGGAAGATGAAAGGATTTCGTAG
- the LOC117905879 gene encoding uncharacterized protein LOC117905879 isoform X2: MAVSLHSSVGFRSGFRRNLNFVWPDYSALAVGGRVLRLRDRQCLTGGFRVRCGVEEGKSERNGKEAPESLFVKEVNRRGMKTSSLPSGGEEEDSGISKTNLVSTEIENSLSNQRERSMALNSEGIEGLVPRAKLLLATGATFFIGFWPIVVVTVAFFSALYLECNLKF, translated from the exons aTGGCGGTTTCTTTACATTCTTCTGTAGGGTTCCGATCTGGTTTCCGTCGGAATTTGAACTTTGTCTGGCCGGATTATAGTGCTTTGGCTGTCGGAGGAAGGGTTTTGAGGTTACGGGATCGTCAGTGTTTGACCGGTGGGTTTCGAGTTCGTTGCGGAGTTGAAGAAGGCAAGAGTGAAAGAAACG GTAAGGAAGCTCCGGAGTCGTTGTTCGTTAAGGAAGTGAACAGAAGAGGCATGAAGACCTCTTCACTGCCTTCCGGCGGTGAAGAGGAGGATAGTGGAATTTCAAAGACAAATCTAGTGTCAACCGAGATTGAAAACAGCTTGTCCAATCAAAGGGAGCGTTCCATGGCATTGAACAGCGAAGGAATTGAG GGTCTCGTTCCCAGGGCTAAACTGCTGCTAGCAACCGGAGCGACTTTCTTCATTGGATTTTGGCCGATTGTTGTTGTAACCGTGGCATTCTTTTCTGCTCTCTACCTT GAAtgcaatttgaaattttaa
- the LOC117906938 gene encoding inositol-tetrakisphosphate 1-kinase 3 isoform X1: MRLNMNEEGREEEEEMIQGRFSIGEGGGFQKPMKLVVVGYALTSKKTKSFLQPKLERLARNKGISFVAIDQNRSLSEQGPFDIVLHKLSGKEWRQILEDYRQTHPEVTVLDPPDAIQHVHNRQSMLQDVADLNLSNSYGKVGVPKQLVVKRDASSIPDAVTKAGLKLPLVAKPLVVDGSAKSHELSLAYDQYSLQKLEPPLVLQEFVNHGGVLFKVYIVGEAIKVVRRFSLPDVTKRELSKNAGVFRFPRVSCAAASADDADLDPCVAELPPRPLLERLARELRRRLGLRLFNLDIIREHGTRDRFYVIDINYFPGYGKMPEYEHIFTDFLLSLAESNYKRLSGSNG, encoded by the exons ATGAGGTTGAATATGAATGAGGAGGggagggaggaggaggaggagatgATTCAGGGACGCTTTTCGATCGGAGAAGGGGGAGGGTTTCAAAAACCCATGAAGCTGGTTGTGGTGGGCTATGCTCTTACCTCCAAGAAGACTAAGAGCTTTTTGCAGCCCAAGCTTGAACGTTTAGCTAg GAATAAGGGGATATCATTTGTTGCCATTGATCAAAATCGCTCCCTTTCAGAGCAAGGCCCCTTTGATATTGTGTTGCATAAG CTATCAGGAAAGGAGTGGCGCCAGATTCTTGAG GATTACAGGCAAACACATCCAGAAGTCACAGTTCTTGATCCTCCAGATGCCATACAACATGTTCACAATCGCCAGTCCATGCTGCAAGATGTTGCTGATTTGAACTTGTCTAACTCTTATG GCAAGGTTGGTGTCCCCAAGCAATTGGTTGTCAAAAGAGATGCATCATCCATCCCTGATGCAGTCACCAAAGCTGGGCTAAAACTACCCCTCG TTGCAAAGCCATTGGTAGTGGATGGAAGTGCAAAGTCACATGAACTATCACTTGCCTATGATCAATACTCCCTTCAAAAACTAGAGCCTCCACTTGTTCTTCAGGAGTTTGTTAACCATG GAGGTGTGCTGTTCAAGGTTTACATTGTTGGGGAAGCTATAAAGGTTGTCAGGCGTTTCTCGTTACCTGATGTCACTAAACGTGAGCTCTCCAAAAATGCTGGTGTATTCCGTTTTCCAAGGGTTTCTTGTGCTGCAGCATCTGCCGATGATGCAGATCTAGACCCTTGTGTTGCTG AGCTTCCTCCTCGACCCTTACTTGAGAGACTAGCTAGGGAACTTCGTCGACGGCTG GGTCTCCGGTTGTTCAACTTGGATATTATCAGAGAGCATGGGACTCGAGATCGTTTTTATGTTATTGACATCAACTATTTCCCTG GGTATGGGAAAATGCCAGAATATGAGCACATATTTACAGACTTTCTGCTAAGCTTGGCTGAGAGCAACTACAAAAGACTTTCTGGTAGTAACGGTTAA
- the LOC117906938 gene encoding inositol-tetrakisphosphate 1-kinase 3 isoform X2 yields MLRRKPPLVSNEPNKGISFVAIDQNRSLSEQGPFDIVLHKLSGKEWRQILEDYRQTHPEVTVLDPPDAIQHVHNRQSMLQDVADLNLSNSYGKVGVPKQLVVKRDASSIPDAVTKAGLKLPLVAKPLVVDGSAKSHELSLAYDQYSLQKLEPPLVLQEFVNHGGVLFKVYIVGEAIKVVRRFSLPDVTKRELSKNAGVFRFPRVSCAAASADDADLDPCVAELPPRPLLERLARELRRRLGLRLFNLDIIREHGTRDRFYVIDINYFPGYGKMPEYEHIFTDFLLSLAESNYKRLSGSNG; encoded by the exons ATGCTTCGACGAAAACCTCCTCTCGTTTCTAATGAACC GAATAAGGGGATATCATTTGTTGCCATTGATCAAAATCGCTCCCTTTCAGAGCAAGGCCCCTTTGATATTGTGTTGCATAAG CTATCAGGAAAGGAGTGGCGCCAGATTCTTGAG GATTACAGGCAAACACATCCAGAAGTCACAGTTCTTGATCCTCCAGATGCCATACAACATGTTCACAATCGCCAGTCCATGCTGCAAGATGTTGCTGATTTGAACTTGTCTAACTCTTATG GCAAGGTTGGTGTCCCCAAGCAATTGGTTGTCAAAAGAGATGCATCATCCATCCCTGATGCAGTCACCAAAGCTGGGCTAAAACTACCCCTCG TTGCAAAGCCATTGGTAGTGGATGGAAGTGCAAAGTCACATGAACTATCACTTGCCTATGATCAATACTCCCTTCAAAAACTAGAGCCTCCACTTGTTCTTCAGGAGTTTGTTAACCATG GAGGTGTGCTGTTCAAGGTTTACATTGTTGGGGAAGCTATAAAGGTTGTCAGGCGTTTCTCGTTACCTGATGTCACTAAACGTGAGCTCTCCAAAAATGCTGGTGTATTCCGTTTTCCAAGGGTTTCTTGTGCTGCAGCATCTGCCGATGATGCAGATCTAGACCCTTGTGTTGCTG AGCTTCCTCCTCGACCCTTACTTGAGAGACTAGCTAGGGAACTTCGTCGACGGCTG GGTCTCCGGTTGTTCAACTTGGATATTATCAGAGAGCATGGGACTCGAGATCGTTTTTATGTTATTGACATCAACTATTTCCCTG GGTATGGGAAAATGCCAGAATATGAGCACATATTTACAGACTTTCTGCTAAGCTTGGCTGAGAGCAACTACAAAAGACTTTCTGGTAGTAACGGTTAA
- the LOC117906938 gene encoding inositol-tetrakisphosphate 1-kinase 3 isoform X3, whose translation MLQDVADLNLSNSYGKVGVPKQLVVKRDASSIPDAVTKAGLKLPLVAKPLVVDGSAKSHELSLAYDQYSLQKLEPPLVLQEFVNHGGVLFKVYIVGEAIKVVRRFSLPDVTKRELSKNAGVFRFPRVSCAAASADDADLDPCVAELPPRPLLERLARELRRRLGLRLFNLDIIREHGTRDRFYVIDINYFPGYGKMPEYEHIFTDFLLSLAESNYKRLSGSNG comes from the exons ATGCTGCAAGATGTTGCTGATTTGAACTTGTCTAACTCTTATG GCAAGGTTGGTGTCCCCAAGCAATTGGTTGTCAAAAGAGATGCATCATCCATCCCTGATGCAGTCACCAAAGCTGGGCTAAAACTACCCCTCG TTGCAAAGCCATTGGTAGTGGATGGAAGTGCAAAGTCACATGAACTATCACTTGCCTATGATCAATACTCCCTTCAAAAACTAGAGCCTCCACTTGTTCTTCAGGAGTTTGTTAACCATG GAGGTGTGCTGTTCAAGGTTTACATTGTTGGGGAAGCTATAAAGGTTGTCAGGCGTTTCTCGTTACCTGATGTCACTAAACGTGAGCTCTCCAAAAATGCTGGTGTATTCCGTTTTCCAAGGGTTTCTTGTGCTGCAGCATCTGCCGATGATGCAGATCTAGACCCTTGTGTTGCTG AGCTTCCTCCTCGACCCTTACTTGAGAGACTAGCTAGGGAACTTCGTCGACGGCTG GGTCTCCGGTTGTTCAACTTGGATATTATCAGAGAGCATGGGACTCGAGATCGTTTTTATGTTATTGACATCAACTATTTCCCTG GGTATGGGAAAATGCCAGAATATGAGCACATATTTACAGACTTTCTGCTAAGCTTGGCTGAGAGCAACTACAAAAGACTTTCTGGTAGTAACGGTTAA
- the LOC117906727 gene encoding uncharacterized protein LOC117906727, giving the protein MDPCPFVRLLVGNLALKVPVASKPARSVVHPSSSPCFCKIKLKNFPLQTAVVPFIPPENQFPDGQVQTLAASFHLSKADLEKLAAKSIFAGKLCLKIAVYTGRRGTTCGVNSGRLLGRVTVPLDLAGTETRPCVFHNGWISVGKDTKGSSAQFHLNVKSEPDPRFVFQFDGEPECNPQVFQIQGSIRQPVFTCKFSFRNTGGPNQISRSLQSETISSRTWLSSFGSERERPGRERKGWSITVHDLSGSPVAAASMVTPFVASPGSDRVSRSNPGSWLILRPGDGTWKPWGRLEAWRERGSSDGLGYRFELIPDTNGGMGAAGIVLSESTLGSNKGGKFVIDLAGGSNGRATPGSATSPACSPRSSGDFGYGLWPYCSYRGFVMSATVEGEGKCSKPSVEISVQHVNCTEDAAAFVALAAAVDLSMDACRLFSHKLRKELCQHQDLLG; this is encoded by the exons ATGGATCCCTGTCCTTTCGTGCGCCTTCTCGTCGGGAATCTTGCTCTCAAGGTTCCGGTTGCCTCCAAACCTGCTCGCTCCGTCGTGCATCCTTCTTCCTCCCCTTGCTTCTGCAAAATCAAACTAAAGAACTTTCCTCTTCAAACCGCTGTCGTCCCCTTCATTCCTCCCGAGAATCAGTTCCCGGACGGTCAGGTCCAAACTCTCGCTGCCAGCTTTCATTTGAGCAAGGCCGATCTGGAGAAGCTCGCCGCCAAATCCATCTTCGCGGGGAAACTTTGCCTGAAGATTGCGGTATACACTGGGCGGAGAGGGACTACTTGCGGTGTAAATTCTGGGAGACTATTGGGGAGAGTTACAGTTCCGTTGGATCTGGCGGGAACGGAAACTAGGCCTTGTGTGTTTCACAATGGGTGGATTTCGGTTGGTAAGGACACCAAGGGTTCGTCTGCGCAGTTCCATTTGAATGTAAAATCCGAGCCCGATCCCAGATTCGTATTTCAGTTCGATGGAGAACCCGAATGCAACCCACAAGTCTTTCAGATTCAAGGGAGCATTCGACAACCCGTGTTTACTTGCAAGTTCAGTTTCAGGAACACCGGAGGCCCAAATCAGATATCCAG ATCATTACAGTCCGAAACCATTAGTTCAAGGACCTGGTTGAGTTCATTCGGCAGCGAGAGGGAAAGGCCCGGAAGGGAGCGTAAGGGATGGTCCATCACGGTTCACGACCTCTCTGGCTCTCCAGTAGCCGCTGCTTCAATGGTTACACCCTTTGTAGCCTCACCTGGTTCTGACCGAGTCAGCCGATCGAACCCTGGTTCTTGGCTCATTCTGCGTCCCGGGGATGGAACATGGAAGCCCTGGGGACGCCTTGAGGCCTGGCGCGAGCGAGGTTCCAGCGACGGGCTGGGTTACAGGTTCGAATTGATTCCAGATACTAATGGAGGAATGGGTGCGGCAGGCATAGTTTTGTCGGAGTCTACTCTTGGTAGCAACAAGGGCGGGAAATTCGTAATAGACTTGGCCGGTGGGAGCAACGGACGTGCGACTCCTGGTAGCGCAACGTCGCCGGCTTGCAGCCCTAGAAGCAGCGGAGATTTCGGGTACGGGTTGTGGCCATACTGCAGCTACAGAGGGTTTGTGATGTCTGCGACGGTTGAAGGTGAGGGAAAATGCAGTAAGCCATCAGTGGAGATCAGTGTGCAGCACGTGAACTGCACAGAAGATGCAGCTGCATTCGTGGCGCTGGCCGCAGCCGTTGATCTTAGCATGGATGCTTGCAGGCTTTTCTCTCACAAGCTCAGAAAGGAGTTGTGCCAGCACCAGGATTTGCTAGGCTGA
- the LOC117906728 gene encoding uncharacterized protein LOC117906728: MWVCGGGDGIGQWLYERVTGRGKILQLKQLRVHTQLSVEQRLWAVGVALRRNSRSGATYLAVGLTRHVSAFIGKWKLQWYGPPQLLFFQVSDEVRGTWYLGAVPMLQLLGLITNGFCTVKEIYMAVERERGGVQNHGWERPGRPGFLMTCAPASIYRATPVLRSKVSPHMDPLPDLGLGWEPGIVIGVQGKHKASLPIPRIFFSYFTTIAALFPFPSKPLGIRLPCDDAEK; the protein is encoded by the exons ATGTGGGTGTGTGGTGGGGGGGATGGGATTGGACAATGGCTGTACGAGCGTGTGACAGGGAGAGGTAAAATTTTACAGTTGAAACAGTTGAGAGTTCACACGCAGTTGAGTGTTGAGCAGAGGTTGTGGGCAGTGGGGGTGGCGCTGCGTCGGAACTCGCGGTCAGGAGCCACTTACCTTGCTGTGGGTCTTACAAGGCATGTCTCAGCTTTTATTGGAAAGTGGAAACTGCAGTGGTATGGGCCTCCACAGCTTCTCTTTTTCCAG GTGTCAGATGAGGTGAGAGGCACATGGTACTTGGGGGCTGTGCCAATGCTTCAATTGCTGGGATTGATAACGAATGGTTTCTGTACtgtaaaagaaatatatatggcTGTTGAGAGAGAGCGCGGAGGAGTGCAGAATCACGGGTGGGAAAGGCCAGGGCGTCCAGGCTTCTTAATGACCTGTGCTCCAGCCTCCATCTACAGGGCCACGCCTGTTCTGAGGAGTAAGGTCTCACCACATATGGACCCACTTCCAGATTTAGGGTTGGGGTGGGAACCTGGAATTGTAATCGGAGTTCAAGGAAAGCACAAAGCTTCTTTGCCCATTCCACGcattttcttctcatattttACAACGATCGCAGCTTTATTCCCCTTCCCATCTAAACCTTTGGGAATCAGATTACCGTGTGATGACGCTGAAAAGTAA